In a single window of the Agrobacterium vitis genome:
- a CDS encoding potassium transporter Kup: MSQENTHAAPAEKKDLRSLMLLALGSVGVVYGDIGTSPLYAFREALKPIAHDGITRFEVIGLTSLIVWTLTIIVTLKYVLFLLRADNDGEGGTLSLLALLSKSAGRHTVVLMVLGLVGAALFLGDAMITPALSVLSAVEGLKLVAPQSSGFIVPISVVILIVLFAVQSRGTGAVANFFGPITVVWFLVMAAGGIGHIFDDPAIFRAFNPIHAVTFLFQEKFLGFVVLGAVFLTVTGAEALYADLGHFGRRPIQWAWFVLVFPALVLNYLGQGALVLKDPAMASDPFFLMFPSWAILPVVILATAATVIASQAVITGAFSMVRQAIHLGFLPRMEILFTSETNTGQIYLPAVNTLLLLGVLSLVLLFESSDALATAYGISVTGAMVVTTIMAFEFVRKKWKWSVFVALLVIVPLLALETVFLGANLLKIHDGGYIPVLFAAGFTIVMWTWRRGTAILFAKTRHADIPLSSFISSVERKSEHAPVCVPGTAIFLTSDPETAPAALLHNLKHNHVLHEKNIILTIKTVNRPRASEAERFVAESLSERFSRVEIRFGYMEQQNVSQALAKLRKGGLKFDIMSTSFYLGRRKLVPDAKAGMPNWQDRLFIALANSATDPSDYFRLPANRVVELGSHVII; this comes from the coding sequence ATGTCCCAGGAAAACACCCACGCCGCACCGGCTGAAAAGAAAGACCTGCGCAGTCTGATGCTGCTGGCGCTCGGTTCGGTCGGCGTCGTCTACGGCGATATCGGCACCAGCCCGCTCTATGCGTTTCGCGAGGCGCTGAAGCCGATTGCCCATGACGGCATTACCCGTTTCGAGGTGATTGGCCTGACCTCGCTGATCGTCTGGACGCTGACGATCATCGTCACGCTGAAATATGTGCTGTTTCTGCTGCGCGCCGACAATGACGGCGAAGGCGGCACCCTGTCGCTGCTGGCCCTGCTCAGCAAATCGGCCGGGCGTCATACCGTCGTGCTGATGGTGTTGGGCCTGGTCGGGGCGGCACTGTTTCTGGGTGACGCCATGATCACGCCTGCGCTGTCGGTTCTGTCGGCGGTGGAAGGCTTGAAACTGGTGGCGCCACAATCCTCCGGCTTCATCGTGCCGATCTCGGTGGTCATCCTGATCGTGCTATTTGCCGTGCAGTCACGCGGCACGGGCGCGGTCGCCAATTTCTTCGGGCCGATCACCGTGGTCTGGTTCCTGGTGATGGCGGCAGGCGGTATCGGCCATATTTTCGACGATCCGGCGATTTTCCGGGCCTTCAACCCGATCCATGCCGTAACCTTTCTGTTTCAGGAAAAGTTTCTCGGTTTCGTCGTGCTGGGCGCGGTCTTCCTGACCGTCACCGGCGCCGAAGCACTCTATGCCGACCTTGGCCACTTTGGCCGTCGTCCGATCCAGTGGGCGTGGTTCGTGCTGGTGTTTCCGGCCTTGGTGCTGAACTATCTCGGCCAAGGCGCGCTGGTGCTGAAGGACCCGGCCATGGCGTCCGATCCATTCTTCCTGATGTTTCCAAGCTGGGCCATCCTGCCGGTCGTCATCCTGGCGACGGCGGCCACGGTTATCGCCAGCCAGGCGGTGATAACAGGAGCGTTTTCCATGGTGCGCCAGGCCATCCATCTTGGCTTCCTGCCGCGCATGGAAATCCTGTTCACCTCGGAAACCAATACCGGACAGATCTATCTTCCCGCCGTCAACACGCTGCTGCTGCTTGGCGTTCTCAGCCTGGTTCTGCTGTTTGAAAGCTCCGACGCGCTGGCCACCGCCTATGGTATTTCCGTTACCGGCGCCATGGTCGTCACGACCATCATGGCGTTCGAATTCGTGCGCAAGAAGTGGAAATGGTCGGTTTTCGTGGCGCTGCTGGTGATCGTGCCGCTTCTGGCGCTGGAAACGGTTTTCCTTGGCGCCAATCTGCTGAAGATCCACGATGGCGGCTATATTCCAGTGCTGTTTGCGGCTGGCTTCACCATTGTCATGTGGACCTGGCGGCGCGGCACGGCCATCCTGTTTGCCAAGACCCGCCATGCCGATATTCCGCTGTCCTCGTTCATTTCCTCGGTGGAGCGCAAGAGTGAGCATGCGCCGGTCTGCGTGCCGGGCACGGCCATCTTCCTCACCAGCGACCCGGAAACGGCGCCTGCGGCCTTGCTGCATAATCTCAAGCACAACCACGTCCTGCATGAGAAAAACATCATCCTGACCATCAAGACCGTCAACCGGCCCCGCGCCAGCGAAGCGGAACGCTTCGTGGCCGAAAGCCTGTCGGAGCGGTTCAGCCGGGTGGAGATCCGCTTCGGCTACATGGAACAACAGAATGTGTCGCAGGCGCTGGCCAAACTGCGCAAGGGCGGGCTGAAATTCGACATCATGTCCACGTCCTTCTATCTCGGCCGCCGCAAGCTGGTGCCGGACGCCAAGGCAGGAATGCCAAACTGGCAGGACAGGCTGTTCATCGCGCTTGCCAATTCGGCAACCGACCCCTCGGATTATTTCCGGCTTCCGGCCAATCGCGTCGTCGAGCTTGGCTCGCATGTGATCATCTGA
- a CDS encoding magnesium transporter CorA family protein, with protein sequence MIKAYRCDGTADMILPSDAPAVLDKDVLWLDLLNPDRTEEALAERLLGLPLPTRDDLKDIEPSSRLYMDDHGVYMTASLLCKAESDLPHLADVAFILGGGRLVTVRYAEPRAFGLFTAALSRNHAHCTSNAVMLARLLETVVDRTAEILEIAGMRVDALSGDVFVDRSRTKRRAARFLEDRLFDIASHHRLVSKTRDSLASLSRLSSFLLSVEPFKTSGEPRDLCKVISHDIQSLSEHAGFIASNISFMLDASLGLINVEQNSIIKIFSIASVVFLPPTLVASIYGMNFQVMPELTWLLGYPFALIVMVLSAIIPFLFFRSKGWL encoded by the coding sequence TTGATCAAAGCTTACAGGTGTGACGGGACGGCGGATATGATCCTGCCCAGCGATGCGCCAGCGGTGCTGGACAAAGATGTTCTATGGCTCGATCTTCTCAATCCTGACAGGACTGAGGAGGCTTTGGCCGAACGCTTGCTGGGCCTGCCGCTTCCCACCCGTGACGACCTCAAGGATATCGAGCCGTCCAGCCGATTGTATATGGACGATCATGGCGTTTACATGACCGCATCGCTGCTCTGCAAGGCCGAATCGGACCTGCCGCATCTGGCCGATGTCGCCTTCATTCTGGGCGGTGGCCGGCTGGTTACCGTGCGCTACGCCGAGCCCCGCGCCTTTGGCCTGTTTACCGCGGCCCTCAGCCGCAATCATGCCCATTGCACCTCCAACGCCGTCATGCTGGCGCGACTTTTGGAAACGGTGGTCGACCGCACCGCCGAAATCCTGGAAATTGCCGGTATGCGGGTCGATGCGCTGTCCGGCGATGTCTTCGTCGATCGCAGCCGGACCAAACGCCGCGCGGCGCGGTTCCTGGAGGACCGGCTGTTCGATATCGCCAGCCATCACCGGCTGGTCAGCAAGACGCGTGACAGTCTTGCATCCCTGTCGCGGTTGTCGTCCTTCCTGCTGTCGGTGGAACCGTTCAAGACGAGTGGTGAGCCGCGTGATCTGTGCAAGGTCATTTCGCACGATATTCAGTCCTTGTCCGAACATGCCGGTTTCATCGCCAGCAATATCAGTTTCATGCTCGATGCCTCGCTGGGCCTGATCAATGTCGAACAGAATTCGATCATCAAGATTTTCTCGATTGCATCGGTGGTGTTTTTGCCGCCGACGCTGGTCGCTTCCATCTATGGAATGAACTTTCAGGTCATGCCGGAGTTGACGTGGCTGCTTGGCTACCCATTTGCTCTGATCGTCATGGTTCTGTCTGCGATCATTCCCTTCCTGTTCTTCCGCTCGAAAGGCTGGCTCTGA
- the apbC gene encoding iron-sulfur cluster carrier protein ApbC translates to MTLDKNTVLEALKTVRGPDLEGNIVDLGMVSDVFISDAKVYFSINVPAERARELEPLRQAAERSVKALAGVKGALVSLTAERKAGSPSTPPAPSAPNPSHSHSHSPGHSHAPAPSQPARPAKAGIPGIGAIIAVASGKGGVGKSTTAVNLALALLANGLKVGILDADVYGPSMPRLLGISGRPQQIDGRIIVPMENYGLKAMSIGFLVDEGTAMIWRGPMVQSALMQMLREVAWGELDVLVVDMPPGTGDAQLTMAQQVPLSGAVIVSTPQDLALIDARKGINMFKKVEVPVLGVIENMSYFIAPDTGARYDIFGHGGAKAEAEAIGAPFLGEVPLTISIREHSDAGTPVVVAEPESPQALVYREIATRVWCEVERHSTRQAPTITFE, encoded by the coding sequence ATGACGCTCGATAAAAACACTGTTCTTGAAGCTTTGAAGACCGTGCGCGGCCCCGATCTCGAGGGCAATATCGTCGATCTGGGCATGGTATCCGACGTGTTCATTTCCGACGCCAAGGTCTATTTTTCCATCAATGTTCCGGCTGAACGCGCCCGGGAACTGGAGCCTTTGCGCCAGGCGGCGGAGCGCAGTGTCAAGGCGCTTGCCGGCGTCAAGGGAGCGCTTGTCAGCCTGACCGCAGAGCGCAAGGCCGGATCGCCGTCAACGCCGCCTGCACCTTCGGCTCCCAATCCTTCCCACTCGCATTCCCATTCACCCGGACATTCTCATGCACCGGCCCCAAGCCAGCCTGCCCGCCCGGCCAAGGCCGGCATTCCCGGTATCGGCGCCATCATCGCGGTGGCGTCAGGCAAGGGTGGCGTCGGCAAATCCACCACGGCGGTCAATCTGGCGCTGGCCTTGCTGGCCAATGGCTTGAAGGTCGGCATTCTCGACGCCGATGTCTATGGTCCTTCCATGCCGCGTCTGCTTGGCATTTCCGGGCGGCCGCAGCAGATCGATGGACGGATTATCGTACCCATGGAAAATTACGGCCTGAAGGCGATGTCCATCGGCTTTCTGGTGGATGAGGGCACCGCGATGATCTGGCGTGGCCCGATGGTGCAATCGGCCCTGATGCAGATGTTGCGCGAAGTGGCCTGGGGCGAGCTTGACGTGCTGGTGGTCGATATGCCGCCAGGCACGGGCGATGCGCAATTGACCATGGCCCAGCAGGTGCCGTTGAGCGGTGCGGTGATCGTCTCGACCCCGCAGGATCTGGCGCTGATCGATGCCCGCAAGGGTATCAACATGTTCAAGAAGGTCGAAGTGCCGGTGCTCGGTGTCATCGAAAACATGAGCTATTTCATCGCGCCGGATACCGGCGCCCGCTATGATATTTTCGGTCATGGCGGTGCCAAAGCCGAAGCCGAAGCCATTGGTGCACCGTTCCTGGGCGAAGTGCCGCTGACCATTTCCATTCGCGAACATTCCGATGCCGGCACCCCGGTTGTGGTTGCCGAGCCGGAGAGCCCCCAAGCACTTGTGTACCGCGAGATCGCCACCCGCGTCTGGTGCGAGGTCGAACGGCATTCAACAAGACAGGCGCCGACCATTACCTTTGAATGA
- a CDS encoding CmpA/NrtA family ABC transporter substrate-binding protein → MHVTLGYMPCLDSAPLVAAVEKGFASDEGLTLRLMRETSWAQIRDRLTVGHFDGAHLPAPFALAANFGFSPLAPALLVPMTLNLGGGALTVSNALANAMQQAGWESHLVEPTAAGAALKRVVDERRVKSLPPLRIAISDTHSSQAYYLRYWLAACNLNLGSEVEIVSLPSPLMVDGLSAGVLDGFCAAEPWNSVAVDRQVGRIVTATAAIWRGGPDKVLSIGRQWGQNNPAALDALIRALYRAAQWCGNPGNTEELAGIMAAPRYLGVEGRLLLPGLTGDMVTAPGEVQPLKDFLVLERKAANFPWASHALWFYSQMVLGGHVVHAHERIAMVLETYRPDLYRRALRPVFAAMPGANIKVEGAMMAADYVGASNGRLLLGPDGFFDGRVFDPDRLDDYLAASPAVPKD, encoded by the coding sequence TTGCATGTCACTCTTGGCTACATGCCATGTCTCGATAGCGCCCCGCTGGTGGCTGCGGTGGAAAAAGGCTTTGCCTCCGACGAGGGCCTGACCCTGCGCCTGATGCGCGAAACCTCCTGGGCTCAGATCCGCGACCGCCTGACGGTCGGCCATTTCGATGGCGCACACCTGCCTGCCCCCTTTGCGCTGGCAGCCAATTTCGGTTTTTCGCCGCTTGCTCCTGCTCTGCTGGTTCCCATGACGCTCAATCTAGGCGGCGGCGCGCTCACTGTGTCGAACGCGCTTGCAAACGCCATGCAACAGGCAGGCTGGGAAAGCCACCTTGTGGAGCCGACGGCTGCCGGAGCCGCACTGAAACGGGTGGTGGATGAACGCCGCGTTAAGTCCCTGCCGCCCTTGCGGATTGCCATTAGCGATACCCATTCCAGTCAGGCCTATTATCTGCGTTACTGGCTTGCTGCCTGCAATCTGAACCTTGGCAGTGAGGTGGAAATCGTCTCATTGCCATCGCCGCTGATGGTGGATGGGCTTAGCGCTGGTGTACTCGACGGATTTTGCGCGGCGGAACCCTGGAACAGTGTCGCGGTGGATAGGCAGGTCGGACGCATTGTGACTGCGACCGCCGCTATCTGGCGCGGCGGTCCGGACAAGGTTCTCAGTATTGGCAGGCAATGGGGCCAAAACAATCCCGCTGCGCTTGATGCGCTGATCCGAGCGCTTTACCGCGCCGCGCAATGGTGCGGCAATCCCGGCAATACCGAGGAACTGGCCGGTATCATGGCGGCCCCCCGCTATCTCGGTGTCGAAGGCCGGCTCTTGCTGCCCGGCCTGACCGGAGACATGGTGACCGCGCCGGGAGAGGTTCAGCCGCTTAAGGATTTTCTGGTGCTGGAGCGCAAGGCCGCCAATTTCCCCTGGGCCAGCCATGCCCTTTGGTTTTATAGCCAGATGGTGCTTGGTGGTCATGTTGTTCATGCCCACGAGCGGATTGCCATGGTGCTCGAAACCTATCGCCCGGATCTTTATCGCCGCGCCCTCAGGCCGGTTTTCGCCGCCATGCCGGGTGCCAATATCAAGGTGGAAGGGGCGATGATGGCAGCCGATTATGTCGGCGCCAGCAATGGCCGGTTGCTGCTTGGTCCAGACGGATTTTTCGATGGACGGGTCTTCGACCCCGACCGCCTGGACGATTATCTTGCCGCCTCGCCAGCAGTTCCGAAAGATTGA
- a CDS encoding LuxR family transcriptional regulator, producing the protein MVAEDTASKFATAERYVRELSGYKTQFDVFRLMKRLTDFFGAKGFMVMNMPSAGAKTLTGSSVITNWPADLLSEYDMASLLSSSPMFNRVRNTAIPVVFDVHVVARERDPKTVELAMDLFLRFGMPRGACFPVHDAHGNRGAVNICGEMPAFSFVDMVLMQYLAGHVFNRLAEIRDLDARVTETLTEREIECLTWTAAGKTSVEIAEIMGLSEHTINHYLNRATRKLDTVNRTQAVAKALRLSLIK; encoded by the coding sequence ATGGTTGCCGAAGATACGGCCTCGAAATTTGCGACGGCAGAACGCTATGTGCGCGAATTAAGCGGTTATAAGACCCAGTTTGACGTTTTCAGGCTGATGAAGCGGTTGACCGACTTTTTCGGCGCCAAGGGCTTCATGGTGATGAACATGCCTTCGGCTGGAGCGAAAACCTTGACCGGCAGCTCCGTTATCACCAACTGGCCGGCTGATCTTCTCAGCGAATACGACATGGCGTCTCTGCTTTCGTCCAGCCCGATGTTCAACCGGGTGCGCAATACCGCTATACCCGTTGTTTTCGATGTTCATGTGGTTGCCCGAGAACGCGATCCCAAGACAGTCGAGCTGGCGATGGACCTGTTTTTGCGGTTCGGCATGCCGCGCGGCGCCTGTTTTCCGGTTCATGATGCCCATGGCAACCGGGGCGCTGTGAATATTTGCGGGGAAATGCCAGCCTTTTCCTTCGTCGACATGGTGCTGATGCAATATCTGGCCGGGCATGTGTTCAACCGGCTTGCCGAAATTCGCGATCTGGATGCTCGGGTGACCGAAACGCTGACGGAACGCGAGATCGAATGCCTGACCTGGACAGCGGCGGGCAAAACTTCGGTTGAAATCGCCGAGATCATGGGCCTGTCGGAACACACGATCAATCATTATCTCAATCGCGCCACCCGCAAGCTGGATACCGTGAACCGCACCCAGGCAGTCGCGAAGGCGCTACGGTTGAGCCTGATCAAGTAA
- a CDS encoding IS5 family transposase yields the protein MRGQPGFWDLDDRYERLSAVGDPLEKLNSIIPWAIFEKPLAKALKRSDGSKGGRPPFPSVLMFKILVLQALYNLSDDQAEFVIQDRLSFMRFLGLSLSQKVPDAKTIWLFRESLVRAGAIDNLFARFDKHLSRSGYLAKGGQIVDATIIQAPKQHNSQDEKDAIKAGEIPEDWKDKPARLAQKDRDARWTVKYSKAKRPTETPTSTTTGQHDIAIPMFGYKNHAGIDRAHGFIRGWTVTSASAHDGAQLRNVVTKDNTASTVWADTAYRSKTNEEWLQDNGLKSDIHQKKPKGKPMPEAMSRANGRRSKVRSAIEHVFARQKDKMKLFVRTIGISRARVKIGMANITYNMLRYVWLTGKPRTA from the coding sequence ATGCGTGGGCAACCGGGCTTTTGGGATTTGGATGATCGTTACGAACGGCTGAGTGCCGTCGGCGATCCGCTGGAGAAGCTCAACAGCATCATTCCATGGGCGATATTTGAAAAACCTTTAGCGAAGGCGCTGAAGCGGTCCGACGGATCGAAGGGTGGACGTCCACCATTTCCGTCGGTTCTGATGTTTAAAATCCTGGTGCTGCAAGCGCTTTATAATCTCTCCGACGACCAAGCAGAGTTTGTTATCCAGGACCGGCTGTCGTTTATGCGTTTCCTTGGCCTTTCCCTTTCGCAGAAGGTGCCGGATGCCAAGACGATCTGGCTGTTCCGAGAGAGTTTGGTGCGTGCAGGTGCCATTGATAATCTGTTTGCCCGTTTCGACAAGCATCTCTCACGTTCCGGATATCTGGCCAAAGGCGGGCAGATCGTTGACGCCACGATCATCCAGGCTCCCAAGCAACATAACAGCCAGGACGAGAAAGACGCGATCAAGGCCGGCGAAATCCCTGAGGACTGGAAGGATAAACCCGCCAGGCTGGCCCAGAAGGACCGCGACGCGCGATGGACAGTGAAGTATTCCAAGGCGAAACGGCCAACGGAGACGCCGACGTCGACGACGACTGGCCAGCACGATATTGCCATTCCAATGTTTGGTTACAAAAACCATGCAGGCATCGACCGAGCCCATGGCTTTATCCGGGGATGGACGGTGACGAGTGCGAGCGCCCATGACGGAGCCCAGCTTCGAAACGTAGTGACCAAAGACAATACCGCGTCGACGGTCTGGGCCGATACGGCCTATCGCTCCAAGACCAACGAGGAATGGTTGCAGGACAATGGCCTAAAGTCCGACATCCATCAGAAGAAGCCAAAGGGCAAACCCATGCCGGAGGCGATGTCGCGCGCCAACGGCCGTCGTTCGAAGGTCCGCTCCGCCATCGAACATGTCTTTGCGCGGCAGAAGGACAAGATGAAGCTCTTCGTGCGCACCATCGGAATCAGCCGAGCGAGGGTGAAGATCGGCATGGCCAATATCACCTACAACATGCTTCGCTATGTCTGGCTGACTGGAAAACCACGGACCGCATAA
- a CDS encoding SMP-30/gluconolactonase/LRE family protein gives MQTAYSGTVLVDTRLHLGEGPTYDVARDTAWWFDILRKGLIEHRFATGETIRHDLPMMASALATIDAERQMVATEQGIFIRTIASGELTLLTALEPERPGNRSNDGRVHPCGALWIGTMGKTAADGAGAIYHVAGDKVTRLYDSISIPNAICFSPDGSLGYYVDTRVNTLMKVSLDPATGLPTGAPSVHIDGRGKDGGIDGAVCDAEGGLWNARWGVGAVDHYDRTGQHLARYRLPAAQTTCPAFIGPKADRLLVTSATEGLDADGLAADPHGGKTFVLDVTVKGRHEPSFRL, from the coding sequence TTGCAAACAGCATATTCCGGCACCGTCCTGGTCGATACCCGCCTGCATCTGGGTGAAGGCCCGACCTATGACGTAGCGCGTGACACCGCCTGGTGGTTTGACATTCTCCGCAAGGGGCTGATCGAGCATCGGTTTGCCACGGGCGAAACGATCCGCCACGATCTGCCGATGATGGCCAGCGCCTTGGCAACAATCGATGCTGAACGCCAGATGGTGGCGACGGAACAGGGTATTTTCATCCGCACCATTGCCAGCGGCGAACTGACCCTGCTGACCGCGCTGGAGCCGGAACGGCCCGGCAATCGCTCCAACGACGGGCGGGTCCATCCTTGCGGTGCGCTATGGATCGGCACGATGGGCAAGACGGCAGCCGATGGGGCTGGCGCGATCTATCATGTGGCGGGCGACAAGGTGACCCGTCTTTATGATAGCATCAGCATTCCCAACGCCATCTGCTTTTCGCCGGATGGAAGCCTCGGTTATTATGTCGACACGCGGGTCAATACGCTGATGAAGGTCAGTCTCGATCCGGCAACCGGCCTTCCGACCGGAGCGCCATCCGTGCATATCGACGGACGCGGCAAGGATGGTGGCATCGACGGTGCGGTCTGCGATGCCGAGGGCGGCTTGTGGAATGCCCGTTGGGGCGTTGGTGCCGTCGACCACTACGATAGAACAGGACAGCACCTGGCGCGCTACCGGCTTCCCGCTGCCCAAACCACCTGCCCGGCCTTTATCGGTCCCAAGGCCGACCGCCTGCTGGTCACTTCCGCCACCGAAGGGCTCGACGCCGATGGTCTGGCCGCCGATCCACATGGTGGCAAGACCTTCGTCCTTGATGTCACGGTCAAGGGCAGGCACGAGCCAAGCTTCCGCTTGTAA
- a CDS encoding PRC-barrel domain-containing protein, giving the protein MNKTLNIVAATVLMGSTVVAPMAFAQSATTPAAPGTTTTAPSTSTAPATTTPGASAAMDTYLTQQGSDQLAASNYVGQNVYAGDKSIGEIKDLIMQQNGGLVAAVIGVGGFLGIGEKNVAVPVSKITVTRDAQNADKLRLTTTETAETLKAAPEFKTLEDQKADAGSTASTPATVTK; this is encoded by the coding sequence ATGAACAAGACCCTCAATATTGTAGCAGCAACCGTACTTATGGGTTCTACTGTTGTCGCGCCAATGGCCTTTGCGCAGAGTGCAACGACGCCAGCCGCGCCCGGCACCACAACAACCGCTCCAAGCACCAGCACCGCCCCGGCAACGACGACGCCTGGCGCATCGGCTGCCATGGATACCTATCTGACCCAGCAGGGCAGCGACCAGTTGGCCGCATCGAACTATGTCGGCCAGAACGTCTATGCCGGTGACAAGAGCATTGGTGAGATCAAGGATCTGATCATGCAGCAGAATGGCGGCCTCGTCGCAGCTGTGATCGGTGTGGGTGGCTTCCTCGGTATCGGCGAAAAGAATGTTGCCGTTCCCGTCAGCAAGATCACGGTGACCCGTGATGCCCAGAACGCAGACAAGCTGCGTCTGACGACCACGGAAACCGCTGAAACCTTGAAGGCCGCTCCGGAATTCAAGACGCTGGAAGACCAGAAGGCCGATGCAGGCTCAACGGCTTCGACGCCAGCCACAGTTACCAAGTAA
- a CDS encoding MDR family MFS transporter: MNRIVPLILAVALFMENMDSTVIATALPAIANDLGVGPITLKLALTSYMVALAIFIPVSGWMADKFGAKQIFRAAMGVFIVGSVCCAMSSSLVEFVAARFLQGMGGAMMTPVGRLVLLRTTKREELVSAMALLTIPALVGPLAGPPVGGFITTYFSWHWIFLINVPISVLGVVLSTIFLPEIERIKTAPIDWTGFALTSLSAAGVVFGLSVMSLPALPPIVGIAATGIGLFCGVLYVVHARRHPAPLLDLTLFRKPAFRAAQIGGTLFRISAGAIPFLMPLMLQLGFGMTPFESGLTTFVGAIGAISTKFLARRVFAAAGFRSVLIVAGVCGAATTFLNAFFTPQTPHALLMFFLLLAGFCRSFFFTGTNALGYANIDNKEASQATSIASVLQQVSLALGVACAAFVLEISTMLTGGRLDLADFHMAFAVVAFLSLAAVIPYIFMDKNAGADVSGHRQPLAPGAVEAENVPAK, encoded by the coding sequence ATGAACCGCATCGTTCCGCTCATCCTGGCCGTGGCCTTGTTCATGGAAAATATGGACTCGACGGTGATCGCGACCGCGCTGCCCGCCATTGCCAACGATCTCGGCGTCGGGCCGATCACGCTGAAACTGGCATTGACATCTTATATGGTAGCGCTTGCCATCTTCATTCCGGTCAGCGGCTGGATGGCGGATAAATTCGGGGCCAAGCAGATCTTCAGGGCGGCGATGGGGGTTTTCATCGTCGGGTCCGTCTGCTGCGCTATGTCCAGCTCTCTGGTGGAATTTGTCGCTGCCCGGTTTTTGCAAGGCATGGGCGGGGCGATGATGACGCCGGTTGGCCGTCTGGTTCTGCTGCGCACCACCAAGCGGGAGGAACTGGTCTCGGCCATGGCGCTGCTGACCATTCCAGCCCTTGTCGGTCCGCTGGCCGGACCGCCGGTCGGCGGCTTCATCACCACCTATTTTAGCTGGCACTGGATTTTCCTGATCAATGTGCCGATCAGTGTGCTGGGCGTTGTCCTATCGACAATTTTCCTGCCGGAAATCGAGCGCATCAAGACGGCGCCGATTGACTGGACCGGATTTGCCCTGACGTCGCTGTCTGCGGCGGGTGTCGTTTTCGGCCTGTCGGTCATGAGCCTGCCAGCCTTGCCGCCGATTGTCGGTATTGCCGCAACTGGTATCGGCCTGTTCTGCGGCGTTCTTTATGTCGTGCATGCCAGGCGCCATCCGGCACCGCTTCTGGATCTCACCCTGTTTCGCAAACCGGCCTTTCGCGCCGCCCAGATCGGGGGGACGCTGTTTCGGATTTCGGCAGGCGCCATTCCCTTTCTAATGCCGCTGATGCTGCAACTCGGCTTCGGCATGACACCATTCGAATCCGGCCTGACGACTTTTGTCGGCGCCATCGGGGCGATCAGCACGAAATTCCTGGCGCGCCGGGTGTTTGCTGCCGCCGGTTTTCGCAGCGTGTTGATCGTGGCTGGCGTCTGCGGTGCCGCGACCACATTTCTCAACGCATTTTTCACGCCGCAGACCCCGCATGCGCTGCTGATGTTCTTCCTGCTACTGGCCGGGTTCTGCCGGTCGTTCTTCTTCACTGGCACCAATGCGCTGGGCTATGCCAATATCGACAACAAAGAGGCGAGCCAGGCAACCTCGATTGCCTCGGTGCTGCAACAGGTCAGTCTGGCGCTCGGCGTTGCCTGCGCCGCTTTCGTTCTGGAAATCAGCACCATGCTCACCGGCGGTCGTCTGGATCTTGCTGATTTTCATATGGCTTTTGCCGTCGTGGCCTTTTTGTCGCTGGCTGCCGTCATTCCCTATATCTTCATGGACAAGAATGCCGGTGCCGACGTATCCGGCCATCGACAGCCTTTGGCACCCGGTGCCGTGGAGGCGGAAAACGTTCCTGCTAAATAA